Proteins encoded within one genomic window of Fragaria vesca subsp. vesca linkage group LG1, FraVesHawaii_1.0, whole genome shotgun sequence:
- the LOC101295272 gene encoding auxin-responsive protein IAA14-like, producing MEVVIRKMNLNFKETELCLGLPGGAALTTEPEICTPKATGKRGFSETVDLKLNLHANEGLMNESVKNVSSREKNLPCIKDPAKPPAKAQVVGWPPVRSFRKNVMAQKSTGEESSTTTEKAAFVKVCMDGAPYLRKVDLKMYKSYKELSDALSKMFSSFTTGYYGAQGMIDFMNESKLMDLLNSTEYVPTYEDKDGDWMLVGDVPWEMFVDSCKRLRIMKGSEAIGLAPKAMEKCKNRS from the exons ATGGAAGTTGTTATCCGGAAGATGAATCTGAACTTCAAGGAGACCGAGCTGTGCCTTGGGTTGCCCGGCGGGGCTGCTTTGACGACCGAGCCGGAGATCTGTACCCCTAAGGCTACCGGAAAGAGAGGTTTCTCCGAGACAGTTGATCTCAAGCTCAACCTTCATGCCAACGAAGGTTTGATGAATGAGAGTGTCAAAAATGTTTCTTCCAGGGAGAAAAACCTTCCCTGCATTAAGGATCCAGCCAAACCACCTGCCAA GGCACAAGTTGTGGGTTGGCCACCAGTTCGCTCCTTCAGAAAGAACGTTATGGCGCAGAAGAGCACCGGCGAGGAGAGTAGTACTACTACTGAGAAGGCTGCATTCGTGAAGGTTTGCATGGATGGTGCACCTTACCTTCGTAAGGTAGATTTGAAGATGTACAAGAGCTACAAGGAGCTGTCTGATGCCTTGTCCAAGATGTTCAGCTCCTTCACCACAG GTTACTACGGGGCCCAAGGAATGATAGACTTCATGAATGAGAGCAAGCTGATGGATCTGCTGAACAGTACTGAGTATGTGCCAACCTATGAAGATAAGGATGGAGACTGGATGCTTGTGGGTGATGTTCCATGGGA GATGTTTGTTGATTCATGCAAGCGATTGCGAATAATGAAAGGATCAGAAGCAATTGGACTTG CTCCAAAAGCGATGGAGAAATGCAAGAACAGAAGCTGA